One Nitrospira sp. MA-1 genomic window, ACCACTAAATCCACCAGCCGTAGCATTTCCTTCGTAAAAATGATGAAACACAATCCGGTGAGGCTGGTCAAAAATGGGGGAAGTAACTCAAAAAAAATGTACCGATCGAGAAGTCTGATCAACATCTTGGACAATACGGATGAATAAAAAGTGATAAAAAATGTCGGATAACCAACATGGCCCCCTCGGCCATTAATTCCAAATCTGGAACAATTACCCTACAGGCGAAATAGTAGGGAATGAATTTCCTCCTGTCATTTATTGACAGATTCTTTAAACTGTGCTACACCATCATCGTTTTTGTATTATGGTTAAAGAAGTGAAAAGGATATTACGCCGTGAAGCCGAGAGAGGAATGAACTCCTTTTTCGGCTTTTTTTTTTAGAAACGCACAAATTTTATAATCTATATCCACAAGTGCTCTAATGGGGAGGGCCATCATGAGAAGTAAGGGAACGGTAAAATGGTTTAATGATCGAAAAGGTTTTGGATTCATTCAAGTTGAAGGTGGACAGGACGTGTTTGTCCATTATTCCGCTCTCCAAGAAGACGGATTTAAATCCCTAAAGGAGGGGGAATCCGTCGAATTTGACTTGGTAGAAGGAGCAAAGGGTCCGCAGGCTGCCAACGTCACTAAATCAGGAATTGGCCAACCTTCGTAAGCACTGTTGAATATCTGTCGCCTTCTTACCTACCTTTGAGTGGTGAAGGGGGCGAGGTTTTTGGGTTCCCTATGGATCAACTTTTCTTCAAAAATAATAAGGTAAGAGTATTCCTTGATCTGTCATAACTTACAATTGACTTGTTATCTAAGAAGGTTAGGAGGTCATGGGCCTGCTAAGCCTTCCTTGACTTCGCTATTTTTCTCCTGGTAGACTTTTCTCGTAAGTCGTTGTATTTATTGCAAAATTTCAAATTATACACAATTGACTCATCAATTTCAGAGGAACAGCATGACAAAACTTCTCGATGCCTTATTTTTTGAAAACCCGCTATCTCGAACCAGGTTGTTGACCGTAGAAAGTGGGGAGGAAGACTGGGGAGCAGGACAAAACCAGGATGCCAATATTCCTCAGGCACCAGACAACTTACGTGCTATCCCTGATCATACGCGTATTACCCTCACATGGGATCCTGTCCCTGAAGCCCTGTATTACAACGTTTATTTCATGACCACCAAAGGCGTTCAAATTAAGCCAAATGAACTGACCAGACCAGTCGCAGGGCATGAGGATTTTATCCCAAAAGTTGGGATTACAAAAGAAAAAGCCAATTGCATTGAAGGAGCGATATCTCCTTATGAACATAACGACTTAGCCAATAACTTCTGTTACCACTATGCAATCTCTGTGGTCACAGAAGAGGGTGAAAGTCTATTGTCTGAGGAAGTAATGTCGATTCCCTCCCCCTATCTCTCCGTAATGCAAATCGGATGTGAAGGCGTCGACGATGGAGAATTCAAATCACCAACCGGCATTGCTATTGATAAAGACGGAAATATCTATGTCGGCGATACAGACAATCATTCAATTCAGAAGTTTGACCGATCGGGAAAATTTCTTGCACGTTGGGGGGACGAACCCGATTCAAGCGAAGGAAAATTTTATTACCCACGTGGCATCGCCACCTCACCAGAAGGAGAGGTGTATGTGGCCGACAGTGGGAACAATCGCATCCAAAAATTTGATTCAGAAGGTAATATTATCAACGCATGGGGGAAATTTGGTTTTGCCTGGCGAGGGGCGGAAGCCGGGAAATTTGATGTCCCTTGGGGTGTTACCACCGATTCCCAAGGCAACCTGTTTGTCTCTGATACCAGCAATGCAAGAATTCAAAAATTCCTGCCAAACGGATCCCCTGTGCTCAAGTGGGGCCGTGACGGGGGATATGACGGGGCGTTCTTTTTTCCTCGCGGACTCGCAGTTGACTTTGTAGGGAATATTTATATTGCTGATGAGGGGAACAATCGGATTCAAAAGTTTGATGCACGCGGTAACTTTCTCCTGAAGTGGGGAAAGGAAGGGAATGCCCCTGGCCAATTCAAAGCCCCATGGGGAGTCGCCTGCGACCCGTTGGGATATGTGTACATTGTCGACAGCGGAAATCACCGTGTCCAAAAATTTGATTCTAGCGGAACCTATCTAACTTCATGGGGAAATCGTGGATTAACCGAAGGACAGCTGAATTTCCCGTCAGGGATCGCAGTAGACAAAGAGGGATATGTATACGTAATAGACAGCGGCAACCATCGTTTAACCAAGTTTGCCCCAACAGAAGAAGAACTCAATCGTGGCAAACAAGAAAAACGGGTTTCCAGCGATCTTACCGCCCCCATCAACCTTGCCGTTAAGCCGGGGGATACGGAAAACATCCTTAGTTGGCTCGAAGTTCCCAATGCCGTCAGTTACAACCTCTATTTTAGTACGGAACCCAATGTCTCTACAGAAACTTCAACAAAGATTGAAGGCGTGACCACCCCCTATATTCATAGTGGTCTCACGAATGACACGCCATATTTTTATGCCATGACTTCGGTCACTGAAGAAGGAGCAGAAAGCCAGCTTTCTGAGGAACAGACCGCTATTCCGGTTCTGATCGACATTTCGGCACCTCAAAATCCTGACATCGTCATAAACCATGGCGCTTACATGACCAATAGTCCCGACATGGTCGCCACCATCTCAGCTAAAGACGTAGATAGCGGGGTGGCTGCCTATTTCATCTCTGAAAACCCCATGACTCCAAGCGGGACCATGCCTGGGTGGGTTGAGGTGGAGCCGGAACAAAAATTTGGAGCCACGATTCCTTTTACCACCTCTCCAACAGATGGAACAAAAACCGTCTACGTTTGGTTTAAAGATGCCAACAATAACGTTTCCGTTCCGGCCAGCACCCATATCCTTCTCAATACATCTGGGTATATTTGCGCCACAAAGTGGGGAAAACCAGGCCGGGGAGCCTCTCTTCTCCATGGAGGAGAATTTATTAGCCCTCTATACGGGCTGACGATTGATCGCCAAGGGTCATTATTTGTGGTTGATAACGGGAACAACCGAGTTCAGAAATTCGACCGTAATGGCAATTTCATCCTCCTATGGGGAAGTTTCGGTGCCGCTAATGGCGGTTTCAATAATCCAACCGGTATCGCATGTGATGGGAATGGCAATGTATATGTGGCAGACACCAATAACCATCGGATTCAAAAATTTGATGGGAAATTAGGGCATTACATGATGAAACTCGGATCCCGTGGTAATGGCGAAGGACAGTTTAATGCTCCATGGGGTGTAGCGGTCGACCGAGTCCGCGGGTACCTGTATGTCGTCGATAGTGCCAACTTTCGGATTCAAAAGTTTGATGAAACCGGAGAATTTATCATGCAGTGGGGAAGCTTTGGTAATGGGGACGGGCAGTTTTATTTTGCGCGAGGCATTGCGGTAGATCAAACCGATGGAACTGTCTACATAGTCGATATGGGGAATCATCGGATTCAAAAATTTGATACCAGCTCAAACGTCCTCCCTCAATTACTCACCAAGTGGGGCGGTGGAATTGGACCTGGTCATGCCAGCAGCGCTCAGGCACAAGAACCTGGACAATTCCGATCACCCTGGGGTGTGGCGGTAGACGAATCAGGTGACGTATTCATCAGTGATACCGGCAACCAACGCATCCAAAAGTTTGATCGGGACGGTAACTTTATCACCCAATGGGGTGGCTTCGGCTCCCAGGATGGCCAATTCAACTTTCCCTATGGAATAGGGGCTGACTCCAGAGGACACATTTATTCCGTTGACAGCGGCAATATGCGAGTTCAGGAATTCATGCAGGCAGATGAGGCCGAAGATCACTTCCAAGAAGAGGAAACGATGGCCTTTATTCCGGAAGCAGCCGAATAGCCACATAGCTCTGGCAACATCCCCAGGAAACAACCACCCACATTGACCAGATGCCAACGGGAATACCTGCACCCGTTGGCATCAGTTTAAGGCCACACCCGAGTCCTCGGCTGAGAATACAGTTAGCTGCTGATTCTGAAGGGTATTGGGTGTTCTCCCAATCCCATCTGGAAAAACAAGAAGGACATTGACTGACTTTTAAAAGAAAATTATGATGAAAGACTTTTCCGTATACAGATTTCGGCAAGGGACAGGATACAAGGCCTAACTCATGTTGGAGAAACAATTACGAATAGGGCTCACTTTTGATGACGTGGTTTTGGTCCCACGCCATTCAAATATCATTCCATCTGATGTGGATCCCTCCACCCAACTCACTCGAAATATTCGTATCAATATCCCCATTCTGAGCGCGGCCATGGACACCGTCACCGAAGGGCGATTGGCCATTGCGATAGCGCGGGAAGGGGGGATTGGAATTATTCACCGTGCACTCTCCCCTGACGTGCAGGCCTCAGAAGTCGATAAGGTCAAAAAATCAGAAAGCGGGATGATCCTTTCTCCGATTACCATCTCCCCGGATCATACTATTCGCGATGCTCACCATCTCATGTCGACCTATCGCATATCCGGAATCCCTGTAACCAAAGATAGCAAATTGGTTGGAATCTTAACGAATCGAGACCTTCGTTTTGAAAACCGTCTGGATCTCAAAGTTTCCCAGGTTATGACGAAAAACAACCTAGTGACTGCCCCTGAGGGCACTGGATTAGACCAAGCCCAGGCAATCCTTCATGAGCATCGCATTGAAAAACTTCCGGTAGTGAATGATCAATTTGAGCTAAAAGGGTTGATCACCATTAAAGACATTCAGAAAAAAATCAAATATCCTTTTGCCTGCAAAGATGCGCACGGGCGTCTGCGCGTTGGCGCGGCCGTCGGGGTCGGACCTGATGTAGAAGAACGGCTGGAACGGCTCACAAAAGCTGGAATTGACCTAATCGTTGTCGATACCGCTCATGGGCACTCTCAAAGCGTCTTGGACAAAGTCAAAGACATTAAATCCCGCTATCCGGACCTGGAGCTGATGGCAGGAAATGTCGCAACTTCTGCTGCCACGCTGGATCTCATTAAGGCCGGAGCAGATGCCATTAAAGTTGGAGTCGGGCCAGGCTCAATCTGCACCACCAGAATTGTATCAGGAGCCGGAGTCCCTCAACTAACGGCAGTGGCCGATTGTGCCACCGTCGCCAAAGAACACCAAATACCCTTAATTGCTGATGGAGGCATCAAATACTCGGGAGATCTCACCAAGGCCCTCGCGGCCGGGGCCTCTTGCGTGATGATCGGATCACTTTTTGCCGGAACCGAAGAATCGCCAGGTGAAACCGTTTTGTATCAGGGCCGAACCTACAAAGAATACCGGGGGATGGGATCACTGGGAGCCATGGAACGAGGAGGAAAGGATCGCTACTTTCAAGAAGGCCGCGAAACTTCCAAATTAGTTCCCGAAGGCATTGAAGCCAGAGTTCCCTATAAAGGAAATCTCGCGGTCATGGTCTATCAATTAGTCGGAGGGCTGAAGGCAGGAATGGGGTACTGCGGATGTCGGACAATCGAAGAACTTCAACAGAATGCTCAGTTCCTTCAGCTCACCTCTGCAGGGCTTCGGGAGGCCCACGTTCATGATGTGGTGATTACCAAAGAGGCCCCAAATTATCGGGCTGACTAAAATCTGGTTCTGCCCTTAAGTCAGTCAGT contains:
- a CDS encoding cold shock domain-containing protein, translating into MRSKGTVKWFNDRKGFGFIQVEGGQDVFVHYSALQEDGFKSLKEGESVEFDLVEGAKGPQAANVTKSGIGQPS
- a CDS encoding SMP-30/gluconolactonase/LRE family protein, producing the protein MTKLLDALFFENPLSRTRLLTVESGEEDWGAGQNQDANIPQAPDNLRAIPDHTRITLTWDPVPEALYYNVYFMTTKGVQIKPNELTRPVAGHEDFIPKVGITKEKANCIEGAISPYEHNDLANNFCYHYAISVVTEEGESLLSEEVMSIPSPYLSVMQIGCEGVDDGEFKSPTGIAIDKDGNIYVGDTDNHSIQKFDRSGKFLARWGDEPDSSEGKFYYPRGIATSPEGEVYVADSGNNRIQKFDSEGNIINAWGKFGFAWRGAEAGKFDVPWGVTTDSQGNLFVSDTSNARIQKFLPNGSPVLKWGRDGGYDGAFFFPRGLAVDFVGNIYIADEGNNRIQKFDARGNFLLKWGKEGNAPGQFKAPWGVACDPLGYVYIVDSGNHRVQKFDSSGTYLTSWGNRGLTEGQLNFPSGIAVDKEGYVYVIDSGNHRLTKFAPTEEELNRGKQEKRVSSDLTAPINLAVKPGDTENILSWLEVPNAVSYNLYFSTEPNVSTETSTKIEGVTTPYIHSGLTNDTPYFYAMTSVTEEGAESQLSEEQTAIPVLIDISAPQNPDIVINHGAYMTNSPDMVATISAKDVDSGVAAYFISENPMTPSGTMPGWVEVEPEQKFGATIPFTTSPTDGTKTVYVWFKDANNNVSVPASTHILLNTSGYICATKWGKPGRGASLLHGGEFISPLYGLTIDRQGSLFVVDNGNNRVQKFDRNGNFILLWGSFGAANGGFNNPTGIACDGNGNVYVADTNNHRIQKFDGKLGHYMMKLGSRGNGEGQFNAPWGVAVDRVRGYLYVVDSANFRIQKFDETGEFIMQWGSFGNGDGQFYFARGIAVDQTDGTVYIVDMGNHRIQKFDTSSNVLPQLLTKWGGGIGPGHASSAQAQEPGQFRSPWGVAVDESGDVFISDTGNQRIQKFDRDGNFITQWGGFGSQDGQFNFPYGIGADSRGHIYSVDSGNMRVQEFMQADEAEDHFQEEETMAFIPEAAE
- the guaB gene encoding IMP dehydrogenase; translated protein: MLEKQLRIGLTFDDVVLVPRHSNIIPSDVDPSTQLTRNIRINIPILSAAMDTVTEGRLAIAIAREGGIGIIHRALSPDVQASEVDKVKKSESGMILSPITISPDHTIRDAHHLMSTYRISGIPVTKDSKLVGILTNRDLRFENRLDLKVSQVMTKNNLVTAPEGTGLDQAQAILHEHRIEKLPVVNDQFELKGLITIKDIQKKIKYPFACKDAHGRLRVGAAVGVGPDVEERLERLTKAGIDLIVVDTAHGHSQSVLDKVKDIKSRYPDLELMAGNVATSAATLDLIKAGADAIKVGVGPGSICTTRIVSGAGVPQLTAVADCATVAKEHQIPLIADGGIKYSGDLTKALAAGASCVMIGSLFAGTEESPGETVLYQGRTYKEYRGMGSLGAMERGGKDRYFQEGRETSKLVPEGIEARVPYKGNLAVMVYQLVGGLKAGMGYCGCRTIEELQQNAQFLQLTSAGLREAHVHDVVITKEAPNYRAD